Proteins encoded together in one Salmo trutta chromosome 3, fSalTru1.1, whole genome shotgun sequence window:
- the LOC115172911 gene encoding probable G-protein coupled receptor 101, with product MPSSEAPSVGSNSSTVPWDPGSSGPPGPTDWPSLANSVVKMVLISAIVCVSLFGNVVVLLVFQRKPQLLHVANRFVLNLLLADLLQTVLVMPFAIAATMPGVWPLDARLCQALVVLMHLFAFAGVNTIIVVSVDRYLAIIHPLSYPTRMTPHLGTNLIACTWVLSLLQSTPPLYGWGAIDFDRRHNVCSVVWSSSLSYSALVATFSFWLPVLIMLGCYWMVFRAARRQNALVHPIQTHSKSQPNQPPDPQAPCTGSPQRQPQQPPPPLDSFSAGGYPIRGRHRRFHYHCKAARVVFVIMASYILSMGPYSVLNTMSIRSSAAVPPWLASLALVLFFLQCCLHPYIYGYMHRSVRKEFLALLCGPLCRQGLLCHTSAQDSCFTVTDGRSTQPHLPSLAARVCPLRTWEEGTTTEATSSTMDRRSRDSRKDTTSTSLSSERELTVHTTT from the coding sequence ATGCCCTCTTCCGAGGCGCCCAGTGTGGGCAGTAACTCCAGCACCGTGCCCTGGgaccctggttcctctggtcCTCCTGGCCCCACAGACTGGCCGTCGTTGGCCAACAGCGTGGTGAAGATGGTGCTGATCTCAGCcatcgtgtgtgtgtctctgtttggtaacgtggtggtgttgttggtgttcCAGAGGAAGCCTCAGCTCCTCCACGTGGCCAACCGCTTCGTGCTCAACCTCCTCCTGGCAGACCTGCTCCAGACTGTGCTGGTCATGCCCTTCGCCATCGCTGCCACCATGCCCGGCGTGTGGCCCCTGGATGCCCGCCTCTGCCAGGCCCTGGTGGTGCTCATGCACCTGTTTGCCTTTGCCGGGGTCAACACCATCATCGTGGTGTCGGTGGACCGTTATCTGGCTATCATCCACCCACTGTCCTACCCCACCCGTATGACCCCTCATCTGGGCACCAacctcattgcctgcacctgGGTGCTCAGCCTGCTCCAGAGCACGCCACCCCTCTACGGCTGGGGGGCCATAGACTTCGACCGCAGGCATAACGTGTGTTCTGTGGTGTGGTCCTCTAGCCTGTCCTACTCAGCCCTGGTTGCCACGTTCTCCTTCTGGCTGCCTGTGCTCATCATGCTGGGCTGTTACTGGATGGTGTTCAGGGCAGCGAGGAGGCAGAACGCCCTGGTGCACCCCATCCAGACCCACTCTAAGTCCCAGCCTAACCAGCCTCCGGACCCCCAGGCCCCCTGCACCGGCAGCCCCCAGCGCCAGCCCCAACAGCCACCCCCACCCTTGGACTCCTTCTCGGCCGGGGGGTACCCCATCCGGGGCAGGCACAGACGTTTCCACTACCACTGCAAGGCAGCCCGGGTGGTGTTTGTCATCATGGCCTCGTACATCCTGAGCATGGGACCTTACAGTGTTCTCAACACGATGTCCATTCGCTCCAGTGCTGCTGTGCCTCCATGGCTGGCCTCCTTAGCCCTGGTCCTCTTCTTTTTGCAGTGCTGCCTCCACCCCTACATCTACGGCTACATGCACCGCAGCGTGAGGAAGGAGTTCCTGGCCCTACTGTGTGGTCCGCTCTGCAGGCAGGGCCTTCTCTGCCACACCTCCGCACAGGACAGCTGCTTCACCGTGACCGACGGACGATCCACGCAGCCCCATCTGCCCAGCCTGGCTGCCCGCGTCTGCCCCCTCCGCACCTGGGAGGAGGGCACCACCACGGAGGCTACCTCCTCCACCATGGATAGGAGGTCCAGGGACAGTCGCAAAGACACCACCTCCACCAGCCTGAGCTCTGAGAGAGAGCTGACTGTCCACACCACTACCTAG